Proteins from one bacterium genomic window:
- a CDS encoding VWA domain-containing protein: protein MWPSPEWEAIWQGAVRFEDPGKLWLGIAVIGLLAVLTLWRGPHRIRVPSGEGTPRFRSDGTWLASVALRCSALSLVALTLAAPVGLIPENPAGGEGLDLIVALDASGSMKALDAQLEGRRVTRLELAKRVVSDFIRQRDGDRIGMVVFGEHAFTQFPLTVDHRLALEAVQRVEVGVAGDATAIGEAIGLGTQRLNVPGAPPDGRRVLLLVTDGRHNAGQLAPQTAAQVALLHGVHIHAVGIGGTGSVPFAQDNPGEPLRFENVDLDRETLHAVARISGGRFFHARKPGDLSEVITAIDQMEARPRGLEPHYRHASLAPWTLALALLVLAVEAATAHGFLRRLP from the coding sequence ATGTGGCCATCGCCTGAGTGGGAAGCCATCTGGCAGGGCGCCGTTCGCTTCGAAGACCCCGGAAAGCTCTGGCTCGGAATCGCTGTGATCGGATTGCTGGCTGTGTTGACTCTATGGCGGGGCCCGCATCGCATTCGCGTGCCTTCTGGTGAGGGAACGCCGCGCTTCCGCAGCGACGGCACATGGCTGGCCTCAGTCGCGCTGCGCTGCTCCGCGCTGAGCCTGGTGGCACTGACGCTGGCGGCGCCAGTGGGCTTGATCCCGGAAAACCCAGCGGGCGGAGAAGGGCTGGATCTGATCGTCGCACTCGATGCGTCCGGCAGCATGAAGGCGCTGGACGCCCAACTCGAAGGTCGTCGGGTCACGCGGCTCGAACTGGCCAAACGCGTCGTCTCCGATTTCATTCGCCAGCGGGATGGCGATCGCATCGGCATGGTGGTGTTCGGAGAGCACGCGTTCACTCAGTTCCCACTCACGGTGGACCATCGCCTGGCACTCGAAGCCGTTCAGCGCGTGGAAGTCGGAGTGGCGGGAGACGCAACTGCGATCGGTGAAGCCATCGGCCTCGGTACGCAGCGCCTCAATGTTCCTGGCGCTCCGCCGGATGGACGCAGGGTGTTGCTACTGGTCACCGACGGTCGACACAACGCGGGCCAGCTCGCCCCGCAGACGGCTGCACAGGTGGCACTGCTTCACGGTGTTCACATTCACGCGGTCGGCATCGGCGGCACCGGTAGCGTTCCGTTTGCCCAGGACAACCCGGGGGAACCCTTGCGCTTCGAAAACGTGGACCTCGACCGCGAGACGCTCCATGCCGTGGCGCGGATCTCCGGTGGGCGCTTTTTTCACGCACGAAAACCCGGCGACCTGAGCGAGGTGATCACCGCCATCGACCAGATGGAAGCGCGCCCGCGCGGCCTGGAACCCCACTACCGTCACGCGTCGCTCGCCCCCTGGACGCTAGCGCTTGCGCTTCTTGTCCTGGCGGTTGAAGCCGCGACCGCGCACGGCTTTTTGAGGCGATTGCCTTGA
- a CDS encoding VWA domain-containing protein: MNWIGAGAAIIVLLVLVSTLRTRLELRQWLGADPLRYRRWLRALAFSATALLLGRALHLAATTPPALSGSGADVVLMMDVSRSMDARDTPPSRLRRAVRTAEHLIKESQGMRMGLVIFSGEAFVALPLTQDRDALLTYVRALDSETISVRGSDLERGLRIASRTFDPHSNRPRRIVLLSDGEHAGSGIGNTVSRLKGMGIRVVAVGFGTPEGAVVPLPGGGNLETREGSLVRSRRDDTLLRRIARTSGGLYFREFQDRPSPGQILPAPDEPQETEVPERTDVLSWLLLAASLALISELLLSSRVRALRTAGAKRRSVSAIAAVAAGLLAAGPLNWLDDGDTLLEDGQAREALSLYRRAERTSGASTASRIRVGNAQYRLGRMNQAAAAYLDALRILDRDDHAARFSASFNLGNTLLSRQRYREAYDAFWTAVLANPDSIEAKYNYEWAGALVEPDPPLPDFPQPPSRQPSSQASQSDDADGSGKGERAAPRPGGGLSQSDAERWMRTIDESLSDALQSQISREYGGQNSSRGRGQNW; encoded by the coding sequence TTGAACTGGATCGGAGCCGGCGCCGCAATCATCGTATTGCTGGTCCTCGTATCGACGCTGCGCACGCGACTTGAACTGCGCCAGTGGCTCGGTGCCGACCCGCTGCGTTACCGACGCTGGTTACGCGCCCTCGCCTTCTCGGCCACGGCCCTGCTCCTCGGTCGCGCACTTCACCTCGCAGCCACGACACCACCGGCTCTGTCTGGCAGCGGCGCTGACGTGGTGTTGATGATGGACGTATCGCGCAGCATGGACGCCCGCGACACCCCTCCCTCGCGCCTGCGACGAGCCGTACGCACGGCAGAACACTTGATCAAAGAATCTCAGGGCATGCGCATGGGTCTGGTCATCTTCTCCGGTGAAGCTTTCGTCGCGCTTCCGTTGACTCAGGATCGCGACGCATTGCTCACCTACGTGCGCGCTCTCGACTCGGAAACGATCTCTGTTCGAGGCAGTGATCTGGAGCGCGGATTGCGAATCGCGTCGCGCACTTTCGACCCGCATTCGAACCGGCCGCGGCGCATCGTCTTGCTCTCGGACGGCGAGCACGCGGGATCCGGCATCGGAAACACGGTCTCCAGGCTCAAAGGAATGGGCATCCGCGTGGTAGCGGTTGGTTTCGGCACTCCCGAGGGCGCGGTCGTACCCCTTCCCGGCGGCGGAAACCTCGAAACACGCGAAGGCTCGCTCGTGCGATCGCGCAGAGACGACACCCTGTTGCGACGCATCGCCAGAACCTCCGGAGGCCTGTATTTCCGCGAATTCCAGGACCGTCCTTCACCCGGGCAGATCCTGCCTGCACCCGATGAACCACAGGAAACCGAAGTACCCGAAAGAACCGATGTGCTTTCGTGGCTGCTTCTCGCAGCTTCACTTGCTCTGATTTCGGAGTTATTGCTTTCTTCGCGCGTTCGCGCACTTCGCACTGCGGGCGCAAAGCGCAGATCGGTTTCCGCGATCGCCGCGGTCGCTGCAGGACTGCTCGCAGCAGGCCCACTCAACTGGCTCGATGACGGGGACACTCTGCTCGAAGACGGCCAGGCGCGCGAAGCGCTGTCTCTGTACCGACGCGCGGAACGCACGAGCGGGGCTTCGACTGCTAGTCGAATTCGCGTGGGAAACGCGCAATACCGACTCGGGCGCATGAACCAGGCTGCGGCGGCCTATCTGGATGCACTGCGCATACTGGATCGCGACGACCACGCAGCTCGCTTTTCCGCGAGTTTCAATCTGGGCAATACGCTGTTGAGTCGACAACGCTACCGCGAAGCTTATGACGCGTTCTGGACTGCGGTACTGGCGAATCCAGACAGCATCGAGGCGAAATACAACTACGAATGGGCCGGCGCGCTCGTAGAACCAGATCCGCCACTGCCCGATTTTCCACAGCCGCCATCCCGACAACCGTCGAGCCAGGCGTCCCAGAGCGACGATGCAGATGGATCCGGGAAGGGAGAACGCGCAGCACCGCGGCCCGGCGGTGGCCTCAGCCAGTCCGACGCAGAACGCTGGATGCGAACGATCGACGAATCGCTCTCCGATGCCCTGCAGAGCCAGATCTCACGAGAGTACGGCGGACAGAACAGCTCGCGGGGTCGGGGACAGAACTGGTGA